CCCAGCGAAGGCCACTGCCCAGGGTGTCCCGGGCCAGGCCGATGTCGGCCCAGTGGCCACCGGCCCAGAACATGATGCCGATGAGCACGGCGGAGACAGCGACCGCGGTGGGCAGGATCCACGACGTCGCCCATCGGGCTCGGGGTCAGAAGTCGACGGGCTCGCGGATGAGCGGGCAGGTCATGCAGTGGCCGCCGCCGCGCCCGCGGCCGAGTTCGGCACCGACGATGGTGATGACCTCGACGCCGGCCTTCCGCAGCAGTGTGTTGGTCTGGGCGTTGCGGTCGTGGGTGAAGACCACCCCGGACTCCAGGGCGACGGCGTCGTTGCCGCTGTCCCACTGCTGGCGCTCGGAGGCGTAGACGTCTCCGCCGTTCTCCACCACGCGCAGCCTGGGCAGACCCCGGCGCCTTGGCCACGACGTCCACGAACGGGCGCGCGCCTTCGTCGGTGATCTCGATGCCGGGCGCCTTGTCGCCGGGGCGCAGGGAGAAGGTGTGCACCGCGTCCATGATGGCCGGATAGAGCGTCACCAGGTCGCGGTCGGCGAAGGTGAGGACGGTGTCGAGGTACATCGCGGAGCGCAGCTTCGGCATGCCGGCGCGGGCATCAGCATGCCGGTGCCCGCGATCACCCAGGCGATGAGCGCGCCGGCGACGCCGGTCTCCTGGGCGAAGCGACGCGGCAGGCAGAACACGCTCCCGCCCACCATGGAGCCGACGACCATCGCGGTCAGCGTCGGCAGGGTCAGCTTGGCCGCGACCGACGCAGCGCTGGAGCTCTCGGCGGTCTCGGCCTGGCTCATGCTTCACCTGCTCGGTGCGATCCGGCGGGGCGGTTGCTGCCTGGGCGCCCAAGGTCGTCGAGGGCAACGATGAACAGTGACACCTTCCGGCATTTCATGACGTACTGCACTTCTTGTCACTCGCTGGCAGATGCCGTCCGAGAGCGCGCCCTGCCCCGCGATGCGACCTGGAGTGGCCCACTCACCTACCGGCATGCAGGATATGTCTGGTCAAAAGGTGTCAATCTGCGCACCTGACCGCTTCTGTATCCAGGAGGACGCCTTGTCGGAACTCATCGTGATCGGCTACGACGACCCGGACGTCGCCAACAACGCCTACGAGGCCGTCCAGGGGCTGCAGAAGGACTTCGTGGTCAACCTGAGCGGACTCGCCCTCGTCTCGGTCGACCAGGAGGGCAAGACGCACGTCGACACCCCGAACCGGCTCGTCGGCGTCTCGGCCGCGTCAGGGGCTCTCTGGGGCACGGTCTTCGGCCTGCTCTTCCTGGTGCCCGGCCTCGGGCTGCTCGCGGGCGCCGCGTTCGGCGGACTGTTCGGCAAACTCGCCAAGTCGGGAATCGACGACCAGTTCCGCGACCAGGTCCAGGCGCTTCTCAAGCCTGGTTCGGCGGCCGTCGTGGTCATGGCTTCGAAGATCACCGAGGACAAGTTCGCCGCCGCCATGCAGCCGTTCGGCGGCACCGTGCTGAAGACGTCGCTCACGGACGAGGACGAGAAGGAACTCGCCGAGCACCTCGCCGGCCAGGCCGGCTGAGGCGGCGTAGCGCCCTCCCCGTCCGCCCTCCGTGGCCCCGCGGCCGCAACCACTGCCCGACAGGAACGACAAGAACGATAAGAACGACAAATGCGACAGGAAAAGGAAGGTATGCCATGAGCGTTGTCGGACCCGGGAGGAAAAGACCGCGGCGCCGGCACCCGGTCACGTTCGCGATCGCCGGGCTCGTCACGGCGGTGCTGGGCGCGGCCTCCCTCGTGTCGTGCAGTACGGACAGCGGCAGCGACAGCGGTTCGTCGTTCACTCCGACTCCGACCGGGCCCGACACCGCGTCGTTCTCCGGTACCTCGCCCTCCGCGCTCGCGTCGATCGGCGCGTCCGTGAAGGAGTCCGTCAAGGCGGCGGCCTCGGCCGCGGCATCCTCGGCCTCGGCCGCCGCCTCGGCCTTCGAGGCCTCGGTCTCGGCCGATGTCGAACGCGCCAACGCGGCCGCGCGGAAAGAACTCGCGGGCGTCGACGGCAAGGGCAACGCGACGTCCGAGGTCGCGCTGACCGGCAAACCGCGGTCCCAGACGGGCGGTCTGCTCGTGCTCGTCGTGAACATCACCAACAAGACGGACAAGACCGCGTCGTACGCGGTGCAGGTCGACTTCCGCGATCCCGACGGCAAGATCGCCGAGACCCGCTACGTCGGCGCGCAGGACCTGAAACCCGGCGGGAAGGCCCAGCCGCTGGCCATCAGCCGGAAGCCCGCCGAGCCGCAGCTGACCGCCGAGATCGCCAAGGCCCAGCGGTACTGAGCGAGATGCCACCACCGGCTTGCGTCAAGGACTGGGCGCGCCGCCATGCTGGCCCCAACCGGGTCGTCCGGCGTGCCCCTTCCTGGGGCGGGACCGCGATGGCGACCGCCTTTACTGCCTGTCCCTGACCCCGTCGCTGCTGCCGCGCGCCTGGTGGCTGCAAGGCCTCACCGCCGGCGTGACGGCCGCGGTCGGGTACGCCGTGGGCGCCGTACTGGAGGCCGCGACGAGGGCTCTGGCCCGGCGAACCGGCACCCACCTGGCCCGGGCGGGCGGCGGTTCCTGCGGCCCACGCTCGGCGCTCTCGCCGCCCGACTGGCTGGACCGGCCACCAGCCCCCGACGTCTCCCCCGCCATGCGCTGGTACCCGCTGGTCACCTTCTGGCAGGTCGCCTGCGACCTCGCCGGCCTCGACGGCGTCCCTGACGGGTACGGGCACCGCTACGGGGCGATGCCCACCAGCGCCTGGGCGCGGATCACCCGGCCGCCCGGCTGGACCGGCACGGACACCGGGCGCCTGGCACGGACATCTCGCCGCTCAGTAGCGTCGTCGTATCCGTCGAGCCCGCGTCCTCGTCCTTCGCCTCTCCGACAGGACAGACGTCACCACAGCGAGCAATGGCTCAATTCTCGCCCACCGCACATCAGTTGACGGCGCCCCAGACCGACGACCGACTGATCCGAACGAGACTGCCCGGCCCACTTCAGTCCATCTAGGATCAGCGCGTGCAGCTGGAGAACGGGGGCAAGGGTGTCTGAGGAGTTGGCAGGGCAGCTACGGCAGCTGCGCGACCTGACCGGACGAAGTCTGCGGGAGCTGGCCCGTGACGTCCGCGGCAGCAGCTCCTCACTGTCGCGCTACTTCTCCGGCCAGGCCGTTCCACCCTGGCCGACGGTGGTTGCGCTGTGCAAGGCAGCCGGTCGTGACCCCAGGGCGATGCGTGAGGTGTGGGAGCGGGCCAAGGACGAGCCCCAGACGAGCACCGCCGCCACCGCGCCGGTCCGCAACGACCTGCCACACGACGTCACCGCCTTCACCGGGCGCCGGGCGGAGCTGGCCGCCTTCCTCGGCGCCGCGCGGAACACGACGATGGTGGCGATCGACGGCATGGGCGGGGTGGGCAAGACCGCTCTGGCCGTACACGGCGCGCATCTGCTGACCGCCGACTTCCCCGGTGGCCGGCTCTACCTGGACCTGCACGGGTTCACTCCGGGCCGGGAGCCGGTCGAACCCACGGAGGCACTGCGTGTGCTGCTGGCCGCGCTCGGGATGCCGCCCGGCAGGATTCCCGACGGGATCGCCGAGCGGGCCGCGCTCTGGCGGTCGGAGCTGGCGACGCGGCGCGCGATCGTGCTGCTGGACAACGCCGCCGACGCCGATCACGTGCGTGAGCTGCTCCCCGGGGCCGGCCAGAGCTTCGTCGTGATCACCAGCCGTCGGCGGATGGTGGAGCTGGACGGCGTCCAGCCGATCTCGCTGGACGTCCTGTCGACCCGGGAGGCGGCGGAGCTGTTCGTCGAATCGGCGGGCGGGGCTCGTCCTGGTGATGTCGGCGAGGTGCTGCGCCGATGCGGGAACCTGCCGCTGGCCATCCGGGTGGCCGCCGCGCGCCTGCGGCACCGGCCCGCATGGACGCTCGACACCCTGGTGGAACGGCTGCGCGAGGGCGAGCTGGCGCTGTCCGACGTGTTCGAGATGTCGCTGCGGCAGCTCGACTCCGCCCAGCGGCGGATGTTCGGGCTGCTGGGGCTGGTACCGGGCGAGGACATCGACACGTACGGCGCGGCGGCCCTGGCCGGGATCCCGCCGGCCAACGCCCGTTCCCTGCTGGAGGACCTGGTCGACGTCCATCTGCTGCAGGAGCCGGCGGCGGGCCGTTACCGGATGCACGACCTGCTGCGGCAGGCCGCCCGTGCCGAGGATGCCGCGGCGGACCCCGGACCGGCGATCGCCCGCCTTGCCGACTACTACCTGAGTGGCATGCTTGCCGCGACAGAGGTGGTCGAACTCGTCGTCGTCCCCGTGCCGGTCATCGTGTCGCAGCGGCCCCCCGCGCTTCCCGACTTCTCCCATGACGGAGCCCTCGACTGGCTGGACACCGAATGGGCCAACATCACCGCGGCGTTCTCGCTCGCCGTGGAGCTGCGCATCGACTCATCGGCGGTCGGGCTCGGCCAGTTCGCTTTCGTGATCTCCCTCGGGCGGCGCGGTGGCATGGCGCAGGTGTGCCACGGGCTCGAAGTCAGCATGCCCGCCGCCGAAGCGCTCGGCGAGCGCCGGGTGCTCGCCTCTCACCGGTACTTGCTGGGCGCCGCGCTGCTGCGGGTGGGCCGGCTGGAAGAGGCGGTGCCGGAGCTCGAGGCGGCCCGCGTGCTGATGGCCGCGGAGGACGACATCATCGGCCAGGTCCTGGCCATGGAACAGCTGGCGGAGGTCCGCCTGTACGCCGCTGACGCCAAAGGCGCCATCGAACTCCTGCGCCAGGCGACCGGTCTGGTGCCACCCCGCGAGGCCGCCGTCCGCGTGTACATAGGCGTACGCCTCGGGCGGGCACTGGTGCTGCTGGGAGAGCACGGCGAGGCTCGCGAGGTCGTCTCGGCCCTGCTCGGGACCGCGCGCGAGCTGGACCGGCAGAAGCAGCGGATGTGCCTGGACGTGCTCGGCCGGGCGGCACTCGGCCTGGGTGACGCCCGGACCGCCCTCGACCTGGCCGAGCAGGCCGTCGCGATCAATCGGGAGACACGCCATCCGGTCTTCGAGGCCATCAGCTGCACGGACGTCGCCGTGGCCCTGCGCCACCTCGGGGCCACCGAGGAGGCGACGGCCATGCACGCCGAGGCGATGCTGATTCTCGAAGAGGCCGGTGAGCCGCATCGGATGGTGCGCAGCTGCCTCCCGTACGCGGAGGCATGCCTGGCCACCGGCGACCGCGAAGCCGCCGCGCGGCACTTCCGGGCGGCGCTGGAGATCGCCACCGCGCACGGCGTCAACTACCTGGTGTCGGCGGCGCGTACGGGTCTGGCCCGGGTGTCCTGAACCTGTCCCAGGAGTTGCCCAAGTGTCCCGTCCCGTCCCGGAACACCTGAGAAGGCGACCGTCGGCGGACGTGACAGCGCAGGTCAGCCGGGTACCGGCGGGATGTCGTCCGTCCCGGAAGACGTGGCATGGGTTGTCCCGGACAGGCCGCCGCGCCGAGGCTCTCCGCCATGCACACAACGCCTTCCCTGCTCACCGAACTGGACGCGCTGCCCGCCCGGTGGGAAGTGCGAGGGACTCTCGCCGCACCCGTCGCAGCAGTCGCCGCGCTCCTGCTCGCCGTCGCCGAGGGGCGGGTCGGCGATGACAACTTGCTGGTGCTGGCCAGGGCTTCGGCTGCTCGACAGGGAGCGATGACCGTCGTGGCCGGGTCCGGCGCCGACGGCTACCGCGCCGAGCTTGCCGGACCGGTGGAACCGGTGGAGATCCAGGTGGACCGGGTCGGGTCCAGGCTGGCGGTGCAGAGCTGGTACGCCGGAGTGCACGCCGTCACCGCCTTTCCCGAAGGTGCCCTGGTGACCCATCGCGTCCACCGGGTTCTCCCCGACCATCCGGGGTTCGCGCCCGGGATCGCGGAGCTCGGCCTGCGAGCCCGCATGTCACGCGATCTTGAGCAAGTGCTGGGAGTGATCGCCGACCGGCTCGGCTGCTGACAATCCGCTCCGGCCTCAAGGTCGGTCGCCTGAGCGGGAGATCCCCTCGGGCGAACCGGTCTGAGCAATTCAGATGCCCCGGGCGCGAACAGGACCACTTTCCCGCATTCCCGCATTCCCGCATTCCCGCATTCACCTTCCGTGCGTTCAATCAAAGGAGCACACATGCCCACCGCCCTCGCGGACCACCGCAACGCCTTCTCCAAGACAGGGCTCCAACGCGTGCGCGACGTACTGGCACGGCATGTCGAGTCCGGGAAGATTCCTGGACTCGTCGCGCTGTTCAGCCGGGGCGACGAGACGCATGTCGAAGCGTTCGGGACGATGCGCCATGACGGTGGCGCACCGATGCGCCGGGACACGATCTTCCGGATGGCCTCGACGTCCAAGCCTGTCGCGGCCTCGGCGGCGATGGTCCTGCTTGACGAGTGCAGGCTGCGGCTGGACGACCCGGTGCAGGAGTGGCTGCCCGAACTCGCCGACCGGCAGGTACTGAAGCGGATCGACGGCCCGCTGGACGACACCGTGCCGGCGCGACGGCCGATCACCGTGCGGGACGTGCTGACCTCCACGTTCGGGCTCGGCATGGATATGACGTCGCTGGGCACCCCGATCATGGGTGTGATCTTCGAGCGCGGGCTCACGCCCAATCTGCCGGAGCCGATGCCCGGGCCGGACGAGTGGATGCGCCGCCTGGGTGAGCTTCCGCTGATGCACCAGCCCGGCGAACGCTGGCAGTACCACATCGCCAGCGATCTGCTCGGCGTGCTCGTCGCCAGGGTCACGGGCCAGTCGTACGAAGCGTTCCTGCGTGAGCGTATCTTCGACCCGCTGGGGATGAAGGACACCGGTTTCCACGTGCCGGCCGACAAGATGGACCGGCTGCCGCCGCTGTACGCTCCCGACCCGCAGACCGGAGAGTTCCAGGTGTGGGACGAGGCCGAAGGGGGACGCCACAGCGCGCCTCCGGCGTTCCAGGGTGGCGGCGGCGGACTGAACTCCACCGCCGACGACTACCACGCCTACTTCCGGATGCTGCTCAACGGCGGGATGCACGGCGGCGAACGGATCCTGTCCCGGGCCGCCGTCGAGCTGATGACCACCAACCGCCTCACGCCCGAGCAGCAAGCCGCCCGACACGAATTGGCCACCAACAACGTCCATATCTCCTTCGGCCAAGGCCAGCACGGCGGCTGGGGCTTCGGGATGGCGGTACGTACCTACCGCGGTGACTACGCGCCCATCGGCCAGTTCGGCTGGGACGGGGGAAGCGGCGCCTCGACGTACGCCGACCCCCACAACCAACTCACCGGAGTCCTGCTCACCCAGGTCGGTGCGTCCGTCCCGGATCCGGTGCGGCTCATGCACGACTTCTGGACCACGCTCTACCAGGCCCTCGACGACTGACACCGAGCCTGCGTCCCGGTCCCGGTAGGCGCCGCCCTCGACCTGCGACACCATCGGTCAGCCCCAGTGCGGCCGAACCGCCGATGTTTCCGCGAGGTCTGCTTCTGGCTCTGGCTCTGGCCCTGGCCCTGGCCCTGTCAGCCAAGGTCGGGATCGACGAAGGCGAGAGATCCCCTCGGACGATCCCGACCTGAGCGACCCGGATATCCCGCGCACCACAGGACCGCATTCCGCATTCCGCATTCCGCGTTCTCGCATTCCCGGATCCACCATCCGCCCGTTCAGCCAAGGGAGCACACCGCCATGTCCATCACCCTTTCCGACCAGGACAAGAACACCCTGCGGACCGCCGCGTACGGCGCCATCTCGCTGCTGGCCGCCGCTGACGCCACCGGATCACCGCACAAGATCGCCACTGCGGGCTCCATCGCCTTGTCCTCCGCGACGGGCCTGGTCGGGCACGTGCTCGCCGAGAAGCAGCGGGGCGCGGACCTGAACGGCACGTCCGTAGCCGCAATCGCCGACCAGGTGCTGCCGGCCCTGACGCAGACGATGGGCCTGCTCGAGAAGGCCGACCCGACGGAGGCCGGCAACTTCCGCAGCACGGTCCTGGTCGCCGTCGAAACGGCCGTCCGAGCCCGCAAGGGTGAGCCCAGCCCCATCCTGACCGACATGACCAGCAAGATCACCGCGGCCCTCGACGCCGCCGGGGTGGCCACCGCAAACAGCAGGCCGGCTCGCTGAGCTCTGCGACCCGTCCACCTGCGTGGACGCCGGGCCGAGCAGGCACAACCGGTCGACGATCCCGTCGGGGACGACGTCGGCCGAAGGGTTGCCTGCTCGGCTTTGGCGTACGTGATCGCGGACCGGGCCGGGATCGTGGCCCCGAACGCGCGGGGCAAGGTCACGCCCGCACCCCGGCGTCCGCGCGTCAACGCGCGCCCGTCACCTGGGAACCGCAGTACGCCTGGGTCGACAAAACCCGCCTCCCACCCACTGCGTTCCTGCCTGGAACCCGCATCCGCGCACGGGCGCACCGCTCCTCGTACTCGACCGAACAGCCGGACGGCACCCGCGAGTCGGGACCCGGCGGCATCAGCTCCGCAGGGAGCGGCGCCGCCTTCCTGAGGCGGCGGTGGTCATGAGGACTCGCGCACCACCAGGCGGCACGGGACGGTGTGCACGCCCGGGGCCGGGCCGTCGTCGATGGCCTCCAACAGCTTCAGCGCGGCGATGCGGCCGATCTCCATGAGGTCCATGTCGATCGTGGTGAGGGGCGGACGACACGCGAGGGCCATCGTGTCCCAGTTGTCGTAGCCGACGATCGCGATGTCCCCGGGGACGTCGCGGCCACGCTCGCGCAGGGTGTCCGCCACTCCCCGGGCGATCTGGTCGTTGCCGCAGAAGATGGCGTCCGTGTCCCGTGCCGTACGCAGGATCGCGTCGGCGGCCCGTCGTCCCCATGCCTCGCTCCACTCACCGAAGTGGACCCGGCCGGTGGCGAGTTCGAGCGAGGAGCGCTCCAGCGCGTCGACGGCGTGCCGGGCGCGGTCGCGTGCGGCGGCGTGGTGTTCGGGGCCGGTGACATGGGCGATGCGGGTGCGGCCGGTCGACAGGAGGTGCTCGATCGCGAGGTGGGCGCCGCGGTCGTCCGAGACCACCGAGGTGTCGGCCGGGTCGGTGGAGGGCGACAGCGCGTAGACGGTGGGCATGGGCTCGATGCCCTTGAGCGGAGGGCGCGCGTCGGTCCGGCGGCCGGTGACGATGATGCCGTCCACCCGGCGGTCCACCAGGTTCTGAAGGTGGTGCTGCTCGCGGATGGTGTCGCCCCGGGTGTCGCACAGCAGCACGGAGATCTTCCCGGCGCCGAGCGCGTCCTCCGCGCCGAGCAGGACGGGCGTGCTGAAGCGGCCGATGCCGTCCGTCGTCATCAGGCCGACCGTCCAGCTGCGGCCGGTGTGCAGGTTCTGCGCCTGCTGGTTGGGGCGGAACCCGAGCCTCTCCACGGCGTCCAGCACCCGCTGCCGGGTCTCGGGCCGCATCCGCCCGCCGCCGTTCAGCGCCTTCGAGGCCGTGCCCACGCTGACGCCCGCCAGCGCGGCGACGTCCGCGAGCTTGGCCCGGCCGGCGGAAGGAGAACCTGGAGCAACGGTCACGAGCAATCCTTTTCCCTGACGTCGTCCTTGACGTCGCTGTCGACGGTAACGATCTCCCCATGGTTGCAGCCACCATCCCCGAGTTCCAGCCCTTGAGTAACGGAAAAATATTGCTGCGCACCCCTTGACCCGGCTCCCCCGCCAGCCCTCTACTTTCGGGGCAGGAAAACGGTTGCTCAAACAAGCTCCTCGTCCGACCTGTCGAACAACGTTCCGCCCCTCCACTCTCCCGGAGAACCATGCCCCGCACACGCTCCGCCGTGCCCTCCCCCGACCCCTCGGCTCCGTCCGAGCGGGCCGGCACCCCGGTGGGCCCGGTCCGCCTCGGCCCGGATGCCCACGCCGCGCTGCGCCCCGCCTCCGCCTCCGTACGCACCGGCTTCTGGCACGCCCGCCGGGAGGCCAACGCCCGCACCTCCATCCCCCAGGGCCCGGACCTGCTGGAGTCGGCGGGAAACCTGCACAACCTGCGGCTGGCGGCGGGCACGGCCGCGGGCGAGTTCCAGGGCGCGTACCCCTTCGTGGACACGGATGTCTACAAGTGGCTGGAGGCGGCGGCCTGGCAGCTCTCCCAGGAGCAGGCCAAGGACCTCGGGGCACACGTCGACCGCATCATCGCCCTCGTCGCCGGGGCCCAGCAGCCGGACGGGTATCTCAACACCTGGTTCCAGCTCGTCAAGGGCGGTGAGCGCTACCAGGACCTGCGCTGGGGCCACGAGCTGTACTGCGCGGGACACCTGATCCAGGCGGCGGTGGCTCACCACCGGGCCACCGGCCGCGGTGAACTCCTCGACGTGGCACGCCGTTTCGCCGACAACATCGACTCCGTCTTCGGTCCGCCCGGCAGCGGCCGGCCCATCGACGGCGTCGACGGCCACCCCGAGGTCGAGACGGCCCTGGTCGAGCTGTACCGGGAGACGGGCGAGCGCCGCTACCTGGATCTGGCCGGGTACTTCGTCGACCGCTACGGCCACGGGCTGCTCGGCGGCGAGGCCTACTGCCAGGACCGGGTGCCGCTGCGCGAGGCGACCGACGTCGAGGGCCACGCCGTACGACAGCTCTATCTGCTGGCCGCCGCGACGGACCTGGCCACCGAGACGGGTGACGCCGAACTGCGCGCCGCAGCCGAGCGGTTGTGGCAGGCGATGACCACCACGAAGACCCATCTCACCGGCGGTCTCGGCGCGCACCACGAGGAGGAGGACTTCGGCGACCCCTTCGAGCTGCCCAACGAGCGCGCCTACTGCGAGACCTGCGCCGCCATCGCTTCGGTCCAGTGGAGCTGGCGCATGGCCCTGCTCACCGGCGAGGCCCGCTACGGCGATCTCATCGAGCGCACCCTCTACAACGGCTTCCTCGCCGGTGTCTCCCTGGACGGCGAACGCTGGCTCTACGTGAACCCGCTCCAGGTCCGCGACGGCCACACGGACACCGGGGGCGACCAGTCGGCGCGCCGCACCCGCTGGTTCAAGTGCGCCTGCTGCCCGCCGAACGTCATGCGGCTGCTGGCCTCCCTGGAGCACTATCTGTCGTCGAGCGACGGACAGGGCCTGCAGATCCATCAG
Above is a genomic segment from Streptomyces sp. R21 containing:
- a CDS encoding DUF1269 domain-containing protein, with amino-acid sequence MSELIVIGYDDPDVANNAYEAVQGLQKDFVVNLSGLALVSVDQEGKTHVDTPNRLVGVSAASGALWGTVFGLLFLVPGLGLLAGAAFGGLFGKLAKSGIDDQFRDQVQALLKPGSAAVVVMASKITEDKFAAAMQPFGGTVLKTSLTDEDEKELAEHLAGQAG
- a CDS encoding alpha/beta-hydrolase family protein — its product is MRQGLGAPPCWPQPGRPACPFLGRDRDGDRLYCLSLTPSLLPRAWWLQGLTAGVTAAVGYAVGAVLEAATRALARRTGTHLARAGGGSCGPRSALSPPDWLDRPPAPDVSPAMRWYPLVTFWQVACDLAGLDGVPDGYGHRYGAMPTSAWARITRPPGWTGTDTGRLARTSRRSVASSYPSSPRPRPSPLRQDRRHHSEQWLNSRPPHIS
- a CDS encoding helix-turn-helix domain-containing protein, which gives rise to MSEELAGQLRQLRDLTGRSLRELARDVRGSSSSLSRYFSGQAVPPWPTVVALCKAAGRDPRAMREVWERAKDEPQTSTAATAPVRNDLPHDVTAFTGRRAELAAFLGAARNTTMVAIDGMGGVGKTALAVHGAHLLTADFPGGRLYLDLHGFTPGREPVEPTEALRVLLAALGMPPGRIPDGIAERAALWRSELATRRAIVLLDNAADADHVRELLPGAGQSFVVITSRRRMVELDGVQPISLDVLSTREAAELFVESAGGARPGDVGEVLRRCGNLPLAIRVAAARLRHRPAWTLDTLVERLREGELALSDVFEMSLRQLDSAQRRMFGLLGLVPGEDIDTYGAAALAGIPPANARSLLEDLVDVHLLQEPAAGRYRMHDLLRQAARAEDAAADPGPAIARLADYYLSGMLAATEVVELVVVPVPVIVSQRPPALPDFSHDGALDWLDTEWANITAAFSLAVELRIDSSAVGLGQFAFVISLGRRGGMAQVCHGLEVSMPAAEALGERRVLASHRYLLGAALLRVGRLEEAVPELEAARVLMAAEDDIIGQVLAMEQLAEVRLYAADAKGAIELLRQATGLVPPREAAVRVYIGVRLGRALVLLGEHGEAREVVSALLGTARELDRQKQRMCLDVLGRAALGLGDARTALDLAEQAVAINRETRHPVFEAISCTDVAVALRHLGATEEATAMHAEAMLILEEAGEPHRMVRSCLPYAEACLATGDREAAARHFRAALEIATAHGVNYLVSAARTGLARVS
- a CDS encoding serine hydrolase domain-containing protein, translating into MPTALADHRNAFSKTGLQRVRDVLARHVESGKIPGLVALFSRGDETHVEAFGTMRHDGGAPMRRDTIFRMASTSKPVAASAAMVLLDECRLRLDDPVQEWLPELADRQVLKRIDGPLDDTVPARRPITVRDVLTSTFGLGMDMTSLGTPIMGVIFERGLTPNLPEPMPGPDEWMRRLGELPLMHQPGERWQYHIASDLLGVLVARVTGQSYEAFLRERIFDPLGMKDTGFHVPADKMDRLPPLYAPDPQTGEFQVWDEAEGGRHSAPPAFQGGGGGLNSTADDYHAYFRMLLNGGMHGGERILSRAAVELMTTNRLTPEQQAARHELATNNVHISFGQGQHGGWGFGMAVRTYRGDYAPIGQFGWDGGSGASTYADPHNQLTGVLLTQVGASVPDPVRLMHDFWTTLYQALDD
- a CDS encoding LacI family DNA-binding transcriptional regulator; its protein translation is MTVAPGSPSAGRAKLADVAALAGVSVGTASKALNGGGRMRPETRQRVLDAVERLGFRPNQQAQNLHTGRSWTVGLMTTDGIGRFSTPVLLGAEDALGAGKISVLLCDTRGDTIREQHHLQNLVDRRVDGIIVTGRRTDARPPLKGIEPMPTVYALSPSTDPADTSVVSDDRGAHLAIEHLLSTGRTRIAHVTGPEHHAAARDRARHAVDALERSSLELATGRVHFGEWSEAWGRRAADAILRTARDTDAIFCGNDQIARGVADTLRERGRDVPGDIAIVGYDNWDTMALACRPPLTTIDMDLMEIGRIAALKLLEAIDDGPAPGVHTVPCRLVVRESS
- a CDS encoding glycoside hydrolase family 127 protein; this translates as MPRTRSAVPSPDPSAPSERAGTPVGPVRLGPDAHAALRPASASVRTGFWHARREANARTSIPQGPDLLESAGNLHNLRLAAGTAAGEFQGAYPFVDTDVYKWLEAAAWQLSQEQAKDLGAHVDRIIALVAGAQQPDGYLNTWFQLVKGGERYQDLRWGHELYCAGHLIQAAVAHHRATGRGELLDVARRFADNIDSVFGPPGSGRPIDGVDGHPEVETALVELYRETGERRYLDLAGYFVDRYGHGLLGGEAYCQDRVPLREATDVEGHAVRQLYLLAAATDLATETGDAELRAAAERLWQAMTTTKTHLTGGLGAHHEEEDFGDPFELPNERAYCETCAAIASVQWSWRMALLTGEARYGDLIERTLYNGFLAGVSLDGERWLYVNPLQVRDGHTDTGGDQSARRTRWFKCACCPPNVMRLLASLEHYLSSSDGQGLQIHQYVTGRYAAELDGAPVALAAETDYPWHGVISLTVEQTPADRPWTLSLRVPQWCREYRVRCGTEVYDQTDAPVTDGWLRLERSWAPGDQIVLELGLEPRLTAADPRVDAVRGCVAVERGPLVYCLEQVDHPDGGLDDIVLDTTRPLAVKHRPDLLGGVTTVVAAGRRREIPETGWWPYRSSASVPDAPEGGEPVELTAIPYYAWANRQDGSMRVWLPTS